In Amphiprion ocellaris isolate individual 3 ecotype Okinawa chromosome 3, ASM2253959v1, whole genome shotgun sequence, one genomic interval encodes:
- the irak4 gene encoding interleukin-1 receptor-associated kinase 4 yields MDKSVTSATYIRNISYGVRRQLSDFLDPQDSWKDVVVSIKKPSGEPRYSQHHIRRFERLVAQGRSPTVELLNDWGTTNSTVGELVDILKSHKLLAAANLLLPDTVVEVTSAETLQISSAERHSDLPTRLLEEREPQPPPVTSNLQPQIPQNTEPAHTELSSFLYSELRRITGNFDDRSLSDGGSRLGEGGFGTVYKGFLNNRPVAVKKLNPVDDMPLDKLQVQFHQEIQTLSVLKHENLVDMLGFSCDEQHLCIVYALMSNGSLLDRLACLEGSPPLSWHQRCLIAEGTARGLEYLHCNHHVHRDVKSANILLDENFVAKISDFGLTRASANQTSTTMMTERIVGTCAYMAPEALRGEITPKSDVFSFGVVLLEILSGLPPSDDNREPQFLMDVRYEIDDEDEKLTLEDFLDKKMRDWQLSHAATIYSLACHCLHDRKNRRPVIKQVLSEIRGVVKSVSLESDV; encoded by the exons ATGGACAAATCGGTAACTTCCGCTACTTATATTCGTAACATCAGTTATGGTGTGCGTCGCCAGTTGTCGGATTTTTTGGATCCTCAGGACAGCTGGAAAGATGTAGTGGTGTCTATAAAGAAACCCAGTGGAGAGCCCAGGTACAGTCAGCATCATATCAG GAGGTTTGAGCGTCTCGTGGCCCAGGGTCGGAGTCCCACCGTGGAGCTGCTCAATGACTGGGGAACCACCAACAGCACAGTGGGTGAACTTGTGGACATTTTGAAGAGTCACAAGTTACTGGCTGCTGCTAATCTTTTGCTGCCTG ACACAGTGGTAGAGGTGACATCAGCAGAAACGCTGCAGATCTCCTCAGCAGAAAGACACAGCGACCTTCCAACCAGACTACTGGAGGAGAGAGAACCGCAGCCGCCACCTGTCACCTCTAATCTGCAGCCTCAGATACCGCAGAACACCGAACCAGCACACACAG AGTTGTCCAGTTTCTTGTACAGTGAGCTGAGGAGGATCACTGGAAATTTTGATGACCGCTCCCTGTCAGACGGCGGCAGCCGACTTGGAGAAGGAGGCTTTGGGACGGTGTACAAAGGTTTCCTGAACAACAGACCGGTCGCAGTGAAGAAACTCAATCCA GTGGATGACATGCCACTGGACAAGCTGCAAGTTCAGTTCCACCAAGAGATCCAAACTCTCAGCGT GTTGAAACACGAGAACTTGGTTGACATGCTTGGGTTTTCCTGTGATGAACAGCACCTGTGCATAGTGTACGCCCTCATGTCCAATGGCTCTCTGCTGGACCGACTAGCTTGCTTG GAAGGAAGTCCTCCGCTGTCCTGGCACCAGAGATGCTTGATAGCAGAAGGAACAGCGAGAGGTTTGGAATATCTGCACTGCAACCATCATGTCCACAGAGATGTTAAAAG tgCAAACATCCTCTTAGACGAAAACTTTGTGGCTAAGATCTCAGATTTCGGGCTGACAAGAGCTTCGGCCAATCAGACGTCGACAACTATGATGACGGAGAGGATTGTTGGTACTTGTGCTTACATGGCACCTGAGGCACTAAGAGGAGAGATCACACCAAAATCTGACGTCTTCAGTTTTGGAGTG GTGTTGTTAGAAATATTGTCTGGACTCCCGCCATCTGATGACAACCGGGAGCCACAGTTCTTG ATGGATGTGAGGTATGAaatagatgatgaagatgagaagCTGACTCTGGAGGATTTTCTGGACAAAAAGATGAGAGACTGGCAACTGAGCCACGCGGCGACTATCTACTCTCTGGCCTGTCACTGCCTGCATGATAGGAAAAACAGACGACCAGTCATCAAACAG GTTCTTTCAGAGATTCGTGGAGTTGTCAAAAGCGTTTCACTGGAGTCAGACGTGTGA